The Chroicocephalus ridibundus chromosome 3, bChrRid1.1, whole genome shotgun sequence genome has a segment encoding these proteins:
- the DLL1 gene encoding delta-like protein 1 isoform X1, giving the protein MGGRFLLTLALLSVLLSHCQVGCSGVFELKLQEFVNKKGLLSNRNCCRGGGPGGGGLQQCDCKTFFRVCLKHYQASVSPEPPCTYGSAITPVLGANSFSVPDGAGGADPAFSNPIRFPFGFTWPGTFSLIIEALHTDSPDDLTTENPERLISRLATQRHLAVGEEWSQDLHSSGRTDLKYSYRFVCDEHYYGEGCSVFCRPRDDAFGHFTCGERGEKVCNPGWKGQYCTEPICLPGCDEQHGFCDKPGECKCRVGWQGRYCDECIRYPGCLHGTCQQPWQCNCQEGWGGLFCNQDLNYCTHHKPCKNGATCTNTGQGSYTCSCRPGYTGSNCEIEINECDANPCKNGGSCTDLENSYSCTCPPGFYGKNCELSAMTCADGPCFNGGRCTDNPDGGYSCRCPLGYSGFNCEKKIDYCSSSPCANGAQCVDLGNSYICQCQAGFTGRHCDDNVDDCASFPCVNGGTCQDGVNDYSCTCPPGYNGKNCSTPVSRCEHNPCHNGATCHERNNRYVCECARGYGGLNCQFLLPEPPQGPVIVDFTEKYTEGQNAQFPWIAVCAGIILVLMLLLGCAAVVVCVRLRVQKRHHQPDACRSETETMNNLANCQREKDISISVIGATQIKNTNKKVDFHSDNSDKNGYKVRYPSVDYNLVHELKNEDSVKEEHSKCEAKCETYDSEAEEKSAVQLKSDTSERKRPDSVYSTSKDTKYQSVYVISEEKDECIIATEVSILPGSWSSREKSRCATLT; this is encoded by the exons ATGGGAGGTCGGTTTCTGCTGACGCTCGCCCTCCTCTCGGTGCTGCTGAGCCACTGCCAG gtCGGCTGCTCCGGGGTCTTCGAGCTGAAGCTGCAGGAGTTTGTCAATAAGAAGGGGCTGCTCAGCAACCGCAACTGCTgccgcgggggcggccccggcggcggcgggctccAGCAGTGCGACTGCAAGACCTTCTTCCGCGTCTGCCTCAAGCACTACCAGGCCAGCGTCTCCCCCGAGCCGCCCTGCACCTACGGCAGCGCCATCACCCCCGTCCTCGGCGCCAACTCCTTCAGCGTCCCCGACGGCGCGGGCGGCGCCGACCCCGCCTTCAGCAACCCCATCCGCTTCCCCTTCGGCTTCACCTGGCCC GGCACCTTCTCGCTCATCATCGAGGCTCTGCATACGGACTCACCTGACGACCTCACCACAG AAAACCCCGAGCGCCTCATCAGCCGCCTGGCCACCCAGAGGCACTTGGCGGTGGGTGAAGAGTGGTCCCAGGACCTGCACAGCAGTGGCCGCACTGACCTCAAGTACTCCTATCGCTTCGTGTGCGATGAGCACTACTACGGAGAAGGCTGCTCTGTCTTCTGTCGCCCCCGGGATGATGCCTTTGGTCACTTCACTTGCGGAGAGCGTGGCGAGAAAGTCTGCAACCCGGGCTGGAAAGGCCAGTACTGCACTGAGC CGATTTGTTTGCCTGGATGTGATGAGCAACACGGCTTTTGCGACAAACCTGGGGAATGCAA atgcagagtgGGTTGGCAGGGGCGATATTGTGATGAGTGCATCCGATACCCAGGCTGCCTTCACGGTACCTGTCAGCAGCCGTGGCAGTGCAACTGCCAGGAAGGCTGGGGTGGCCTTTTCTGCAACCAGG aCCTGAACTACTGCACCCACCACAAGCCCTGCAAGAACGGTGCCACATGCACCAACACTGGTCAGGGGAGCTACACTTGTTCTTGCCGACCCGGGTACACAGGCTCCAACTGTGAGATTGAAATCAATGAATGTGACGCCAACCCTTGCAAGAATGGTGGAAGCTGCACT GATCTCGAGAACAGCTATTCCTGTACCTGCCCCCCGGGCTTCTATGGTAAAAACTGTGAGCTGAGCGCAATGACTTGTGCTGATGGACCATGCTTCAATGGTGGGAGATGCACTGACAACCCTGATGGGGGATACAGCTGCCGCTGCCCACTGGGTTATTCTGGGTtcaactgtgaaaagaaaatcgATTACTGCAGTTCCAGCCCTTGTGCTAATG GAGCCCAGTGCGTCGATCTGGGGAACTCTTACATATGCCAGTGCCAGGCTGGCTTCACTGGGAGACACTGTGATGATAACGTGGACGACTGCGCCTCCTTTCCCTGCGTCAATGGAGGGACCTGCCAGGATGGCGTCAATGACTATTCCTGCACCTGCCCCCCGGGATACAATGGGAAGAACTGCAGCACCCCGGTGAGCAGATGTGAACACAACCCTTGCCACAACGGGGCCACCTGCCACGAAAGAAACAACCGCTATGTCTGTGAGTGCGCCCGGGGGTACGGCGGGCTCAACTGCCAGTTTTTGCTCCCCGAGCCGCCTCAGGGACCGGTCATTGTTGACTTCACCGAGAAGTACACGGAAGGCCAGAACGCCCAGTTCCCCTGGATCGCTGTCTGCGCCGGGATTATTCTGGTGCtcatgctgctgctggggtgTGCAGCTGTGGTCGTCTGCGTCAGGCTCAGGGTGCAGAAGAGGCACCACCAGCCTGATGCCTGCAGGAGCGAGACGGAGACCATGAACAACCTAGCGAACTGCCAGCGCGAGAAGGACATTTCCATAAGTGTCATTGGTGCCACTcagattaaaaacacaaacaagaaagtagACTTTCACAGCGATAACTCTGATAAAAATGGCTACAAAGTCAGATACCCATCAGTGGATTACAATTTGGTGCATGAACTCAAGAATGAGGACTCTGTtaaagaggagcacagcaaatGTGAAGCCAAGTGTGAAACGTATGATtcagaggcagaggagaaaagtgCAGTACAACTAAAGAG TGATACTTCTGAAAGAAAACGACCAGATTCAGTATATTCCACGTCAAAGGACACAAAGTACCAGTCGGTGTATGTCATATCAGAAGAGAAAGATGAGTGCATCATAGCAACTGAGGTTAGTATACTGCCTGGCAGttggagcagcagagaaaagtCTCGATGCGCGACCCTCACCTAA
- the DLL1 gene encoding delta-like protein 1 isoform X2, whose product MGGRFLLTLALLSVLLSHCQVGCSGVFELKLQEFVNKKGLLSNRNCCRGGGPGGGGLQQCDCKTFFRVCLKHYQASVSPEPPCTYGSAITPVLGANSFSVPDGAGGADPAFSNPIRFPFGFTWPGTFSLIIEALHTDSPDDLTTENPERLISRLATQRHLAVGEEWSQDLHSSGRTDLKYSYRFVCDEHYYGEGCSVFCRPRDDAFGHFTCGERGEKVCNPGWKGQYCTEPICLPGCDEQHGFCDKPGECKCRVGWQGRYCDECIRYPGCLHGTCQQPWQCNCQEGWGGLFCNQDLNYCTHHKPCKNGATCTNTGQGSYTCSCRPGYTGSNCEIEINECDANPCKNGGSCTDLENSYSCTCPPGFYGKNCELSAMTCADGPCFNGGRCTDNPDGGYSCRCPLGYSGFNCEKKIDYCSSSPCANGAQCVDLGNSYICQCQAGFTGRHCDDNVDDCASFPCVNGGTCQDGVNDYSCTCPPGYNGKNCSTPVSRCEHNPCHNGATCHERNNRYVCECARGYGGLNCQFLLPEPPQGPVIVDFTEKYTEGQNAQFPWIAVCAGIILVLMLLLGCAAVVVCVRLRVQKRHHQPDACRSETETMNNLANCQREKDISISVIGATQIKNTNKKVDFHSDNSDKNGYKVRYPSVDYNLVHELKNEDSVKEEHSKCEAKCETYDSEAEEKSAVQLKSDTSERKRPDSVYSTSKDTKYQSVYVISEEKDECIIATEV is encoded by the exons ATGGGAGGTCGGTTTCTGCTGACGCTCGCCCTCCTCTCGGTGCTGCTGAGCCACTGCCAG gtCGGCTGCTCCGGGGTCTTCGAGCTGAAGCTGCAGGAGTTTGTCAATAAGAAGGGGCTGCTCAGCAACCGCAACTGCTgccgcgggggcggccccggcggcggcgggctccAGCAGTGCGACTGCAAGACCTTCTTCCGCGTCTGCCTCAAGCACTACCAGGCCAGCGTCTCCCCCGAGCCGCCCTGCACCTACGGCAGCGCCATCACCCCCGTCCTCGGCGCCAACTCCTTCAGCGTCCCCGACGGCGCGGGCGGCGCCGACCCCGCCTTCAGCAACCCCATCCGCTTCCCCTTCGGCTTCACCTGGCCC GGCACCTTCTCGCTCATCATCGAGGCTCTGCATACGGACTCACCTGACGACCTCACCACAG AAAACCCCGAGCGCCTCATCAGCCGCCTGGCCACCCAGAGGCACTTGGCGGTGGGTGAAGAGTGGTCCCAGGACCTGCACAGCAGTGGCCGCACTGACCTCAAGTACTCCTATCGCTTCGTGTGCGATGAGCACTACTACGGAGAAGGCTGCTCTGTCTTCTGTCGCCCCCGGGATGATGCCTTTGGTCACTTCACTTGCGGAGAGCGTGGCGAGAAAGTCTGCAACCCGGGCTGGAAAGGCCAGTACTGCACTGAGC CGATTTGTTTGCCTGGATGTGATGAGCAACACGGCTTTTGCGACAAACCTGGGGAATGCAA atgcagagtgGGTTGGCAGGGGCGATATTGTGATGAGTGCATCCGATACCCAGGCTGCCTTCACGGTACCTGTCAGCAGCCGTGGCAGTGCAACTGCCAGGAAGGCTGGGGTGGCCTTTTCTGCAACCAGG aCCTGAACTACTGCACCCACCACAAGCCCTGCAAGAACGGTGCCACATGCACCAACACTGGTCAGGGGAGCTACACTTGTTCTTGCCGACCCGGGTACACAGGCTCCAACTGTGAGATTGAAATCAATGAATGTGACGCCAACCCTTGCAAGAATGGTGGAAGCTGCACT GATCTCGAGAACAGCTATTCCTGTACCTGCCCCCCGGGCTTCTATGGTAAAAACTGTGAGCTGAGCGCAATGACTTGTGCTGATGGACCATGCTTCAATGGTGGGAGATGCACTGACAACCCTGATGGGGGATACAGCTGCCGCTGCCCACTGGGTTATTCTGGGTtcaactgtgaaaagaaaatcgATTACTGCAGTTCCAGCCCTTGTGCTAATG GAGCCCAGTGCGTCGATCTGGGGAACTCTTACATATGCCAGTGCCAGGCTGGCTTCACTGGGAGACACTGTGATGATAACGTGGACGACTGCGCCTCCTTTCCCTGCGTCAATGGAGGGACCTGCCAGGATGGCGTCAATGACTATTCCTGCACCTGCCCCCCGGGATACAATGGGAAGAACTGCAGCACCCCGGTGAGCAGATGTGAACACAACCCTTGCCACAACGGGGCCACCTGCCACGAAAGAAACAACCGCTATGTCTGTGAGTGCGCCCGGGGGTACGGCGGGCTCAACTGCCAGTTTTTGCTCCCCGAGCCGCCTCAGGGACCGGTCATTGTTGACTTCACCGAGAAGTACACGGAAGGCCAGAACGCCCAGTTCCCCTGGATCGCTGTCTGCGCCGGGATTATTCTGGTGCtcatgctgctgctggggtgTGCAGCTGTGGTCGTCTGCGTCAGGCTCAGGGTGCAGAAGAGGCACCACCAGCCTGATGCCTGCAGGAGCGAGACGGAGACCATGAACAACCTAGCGAACTGCCAGCGCGAGAAGGACATTTCCATAAGTGTCATTGGTGCCACTcagattaaaaacacaaacaagaaagtagACTTTCACAGCGATAACTCTGATAAAAATGGCTACAAAGTCAGATACCCATCAGTGGATTACAATTTGGTGCATGAACTCAAGAATGAGGACTCTGTtaaagaggagcacagcaaatGTGAAGCCAAGTGTGAAACGTATGATtcagaggcagaggagaaaagtgCAGTACAACTAAAGAG TGATACTTCTGAAAGAAAACGACCAGATTCAGTATATTCCACGTCAAAGGACACAAAGTACCAGTCGGTGTATGTCATATCAGAAGAGAAAGATGAGTGCATCATAGCAACTGAG GTGTAA